A genome region from Streptomyces sp. S4.7 includes the following:
- a CDS encoding cytochrome P450: MTAGPAGAGAPPPAPELFTWEFATDPYPAYAWLREHAPVHRTRLPSGVDAWLVTRYADARRALADPRLSKNPLHHAEQAHAKGKTGIPGERGAELMTHLLNIDPPDHTRLRRLVSQAFTPRRVAEFEPRVQELTDNLIDAFAAKGEADLIHDFAFPLPIYAICDLLGVPREDQDDFRDWAGMMIRHGGGPRGGVARSVKKIRGYLAELIHRKRDDPGDDLISGLIRASDHGEHLTENEAAAMAFILLFAGFETTVNLVGNGTYALLRDPDQRARLQRSLDAGESALLATGTEELLRYDGPVELATWRYATEPVELGGQSVAVGDPVLVVLAAANRDPERFADPDRLDLSRGDNKHLGYGHGIHYCLGAPLARLEGQIALRTLLTRLPDLRLAVDPSDLRWRGGLIMRGLRTLPVQFTAVRD, translated from the coding sequence GTGACCGCCGGCCCCGCCGGCGCCGGCGCACCGCCCCCCGCGCCCGAACTCTTCACCTGGGAGTTCGCCACCGACCCCTACCCCGCCTACGCCTGGCTGCGCGAGCACGCCCCCGTACACCGCACCCGGCTGCCCAGCGGGGTCGACGCGTGGCTCGTGACGCGGTACGCGGACGCCCGGCGCGCCCTCGCCGATCCCCGGCTGTCCAAGAACCCCCTGCACCACGCCGAGCAGGCGCACGCCAAGGGGAAGACGGGGATCCCGGGGGAGCGCGGCGCGGAGTTGATGACGCACCTGCTGAACATCGACCCGCCCGACCACACCCGGCTGCGGCGGCTGGTCTCGCAGGCGTTCACACCCCGGCGGGTGGCCGAATTCGAGCCCCGCGTGCAGGAGTTGACCGACAATCTGATCGACGCCTTCGCGGCGAAGGGGGAGGCCGACCTCATCCACGACTTCGCCTTCCCGCTGCCCATCTACGCGATCTGCGACCTGCTCGGCGTCCCGCGCGAGGACCAGGACGACTTCCGCGACTGGGCCGGGATGATGATCCGGCACGGCGGCGGACCGCGCGGCGGCGTCGCCCGGTCCGTGAAGAAGATACGCGGCTACCTCGCCGAGCTCATCCACCGCAAGCGGGACGACCCCGGCGACGACCTGATCTCCGGCCTGATCCGGGCGAGCGACCACGGCGAGCACCTGACCGAGAACGAGGCCGCCGCGATGGCGTTCATCCTTCTCTTCGCGGGGTTCGAGACCACCGTGAATCTGGTGGGCAACGGGACGTACGCCCTGCTCCGCGACCCCGATCAGCGCGCACGGCTCCAGCGCTCGCTCGACGCGGGCGAGAGCGCGCTGCTCGCGACCGGGACAGAGGAACTGCTGCGCTACGACGGGCCGGTGGAGCTGGCCACCTGGCGCTACGCCACCGAGCCCGTCGAACTCGGCGGGCAGAGCGTCGCGGTGGGCGACCCCGTCCTCGTCGTGCTCGCCGCCGCGAACCGCGACCCGGAACGCTTCGCCGATCCGGACCGGCTCGACCTGTCGCGCGGTGACAACAAACACCTCGGATACGGCCACGGCATCCACTACTGCCTCGGCGCGCCGCTCGCCCGGCTGGAGGGGCAGATCGCGCTCCGCACCCTGCTGACCCGCTTGCCCGACTTGCGACTTGCGGTCGATCCATCCGATTTGCGGTGGCGTGGTGGGCTCATCATGCGTGGACTGCGCACGCTCCCGGTGCAGTTCACAGCGGTGCGTGACTGA
- a CDS encoding serine/threonine-protein kinase, translating into MNARVVAGRYEMATLIGQGGMGQVWTAYDQRLGRRVAVKLLRPDKMAADTGAEDMRRRFIRECRVTAQVNHPGLVTVHDAGSDGDELFLIMQYVEGTDLAAHFSTHAPYPWQWAASVAAQLCAVLAAVHAVPIVHRDLKPRNVMVKPDGTVLVLDLGVASVIDTDTTRLTHTGSVIGSPAYMAPEQVMGGAVGPYTDLYALGVVLHELLSGTVPFPGATALGVLHRHLYEPPMPVRRIRPEIPETLEALVLRLLAKDPQHRPAGAQEVYEALAPLLPTRGVVGAPGSAGSGTPLDPTRPFLRPHAPWPDRATAPPSAPLPPPRPEHVPARRPDVAAAVDEAKRLLGEGSITQAVDILGGILPAAAAEHGERSPVVRILRKQYATTLMDDGQYRRALPELRRLADDRAAEAGPGDPQTLQFRYDAAQCLEQLGEAGAALEEYRAVLPYYEGTGQPGGDQSRAFDIRHRIGHLLLAVGDHAAAQQQLQYLLYDAERVYGPYHPLPVELRRGLDRRQQFRGGTTRRK; encoded by the coding sequence GTGAACGCCCGCGTCGTCGCGGGCCGTTACGAGATGGCCACGCTCATCGGCCAGGGCGGCATGGGCCAGGTCTGGACGGCGTACGACCAGCGCCTGGGCCGCCGCGTCGCCGTGAAACTGCTGCGCCCCGACAAGATGGCCGCCGACACCGGCGCCGAGGACATGCGCCGCCGCTTCATCCGCGAATGCCGGGTCACCGCCCAGGTGAACCACCCCGGTCTGGTCACCGTGCACGACGCGGGCAGCGACGGCGACGAGCTGTTCCTGATCATGCAGTACGTCGAAGGGACCGACCTCGCGGCCCACTTCAGCACGCACGCGCCCTACCCGTGGCAGTGGGCGGCCTCGGTCGCCGCCCAGCTGTGCGCCGTCCTCGCCGCCGTCCACGCGGTGCCCATCGTGCACCGCGACCTCAAGCCGCGGAACGTGATGGTCAAGCCCGACGGCACGGTCCTCGTGCTCGACCTCGGCGTCGCCTCCGTCATCGACACCGACACCACCCGCCTCACCCACACCGGATCGGTCATCGGCAGCCCCGCCTACATGGCGCCCGAGCAGGTGATGGGCGGCGCCGTCGGCCCGTACACCGACCTCTACGCCCTCGGTGTGGTCCTGCACGAACTCCTCAGCGGCACCGTCCCGTTCCCCGGCGCGACCGCCCTCGGCGTCCTGCACCGGCATCTGTACGAGCCGCCGATGCCGGTCCGCCGGATCCGCCCGGAGATCCCCGAGACGCTGGAGGCGCTCGTCCTGCGCCTGCTCGCCAAGGACCCGCAGCACCGCCCGGCCGGGGCGCAGGAGGTGTACGAGGCGCTCGCCCCGCTGCTGCCCACGCGCGGCGTGGTCGGCGCGCCCGGCTCCGCGGGCAGCGGCACACCGCTCGACCCGACCCGTCCCTTCCTGCGCCCGCACGCGCCCTGGCCCGACCGCGCCACCGCCCCGCCGTCAGCGCCCCTGCCGCCGCCCAGACCGGAGCACGTCCCCGCCAGGCGGCCCGACGTCGCGGCGGCCGTGGACGAGGCCAAGCGCCTCCTCGGCGAGGGCAGCATCACCCAGGCCGTGGACATCCTCGGCGGGATCCTCCCCGCCGCCGCGGCCGAGCACGGCGAACGCTCACCGGTCGTGCGCATCCTGCGCAAGCAGTACGCGACGACGCTGATGGACGACGGCCAGTACCGCCGCGCCCTGCCCGAGCTGCGCCGGCTCGCCGACGACCGCGCGGCCGAGGCCGGTCCCGGCGACCCGCAGACCCTCCAGTTCCGCTACGACGCGGCGCAGTGCCTCGAACAGCTCGGCGAGGCGGGCGCGGCGCTGGAGGAGTACCGCGCGGTCCTGCCCTACTACGAAGGCACCGGACAGCCCGGAGGCGACCAGTCGCGCGCCTTCGACATCAGGCACCGCATCGGGCATCTGCTGCTCGCGGTGGGCGACCACGCGGCGGCGCAGCAGCAGTTGCAGTACCTGCTGTACGACGCGGAGCGGGTATACGGCCCCTACCATCCGCTGCCCGTCGAACTACGGCGCGGGCTCGACCGACGGCAGCAGTTCAGGGGCGGCACCACCCGGCGCAAGTAG
- a CDS encoding GtrA family protein → MTVRGQLFRFALVGVVNTVTYYACYLLLLTWLPYVAAHVVAFALSMTGSFFLNSRFTYRTRPTWRKFLLFPLTNAANFTITTSGVCLLVDVLHLSSGYAPLIAAAAAIPITFVVSRTIMLRPDRTEPLPEPVAAAPARIEG, encoded by the coding sequence ATGACGGTGCGGGGCCAGCTGTTCAGATTCGCGCTCGTCGGCGTCGTCAACACCGTTACGTACTACGCCTGTTATCTGTTGCTGCTGACCTGGCTGCCGTATGTCGCGGCGCATGTCGTCGCCTTCGCGCTCAGCATGACCGGCTCCTTCTTCCTCAACTCCCGCTTCACCTACCGGACCCGGCCGACCTGGCGCAAGTTCCTGCTCTTCCCGCTCACCAACGCGGCGAATTTCACCATCACCACCAGCGGCGTCTGTCTGCTGGTCGACGTGCTCCACCTCAGCAGCGGATACGCGCCGCTGATCGCCGCCGCCGCGGCGATCCCGATCACGTTCGTGGTCTCCCGCACGATCATGCTGCGCCCCGACCGCACCGAACCGCTGCCGGAGCCCGTCGCCGCGGCCCCGGCCCGTATCGAGGGATAA
- a CDS encoding Arc family DNA-binding protein, which yields MINEVRITLRLPEALRDRLRTHAKSERRSLNSELVYMLEVGLRAVEVNAESPRDSATPAPLREKPDSSPA from the coding sequence ATGATCAATGAAGTCCGAATCACCCTGCGACTGCCCGAAGCTCTCCGTGACAGGCTGCGTACTCACGCAAAGTCCGAACGGCGGTCCCTCAACTCCGAGCTGGTATACATGCTTGAGGTCGGCCTCCGTGCCGTCGAGGTGAACGCCGAATCGCCCCGCGATTCAGCAACCCCGGCCCCGCTTCGCGAGAAGCCGGATTCCTCCCCCGCCTGA
- a CDS encoding transglycosylase family protein, with amino-acid sequence MRSGNGRHRRPRQAPALVVAAGVTGSAIAIPLLGATGASAADVTTWDRVAECESGGMWSADLGNGYYGGLQISQETWADFGGTAYAPTADQASRSQQIAVAEKILAAQGPAAWPTCALITGLTADTDTGSESSGEAAEKPEAPAEPEPDETAVLPAAPESTPPSGQFGRDSASGAERPATGESSAEPSTEASTGQGKHRGEPAPESDATTGSGESAEADTDGTDGLTEAGKPGKSGEERESGRHASRGDDSARGDVAEDGSYTVRTGDNLWAIADEQKVEGGWPALYEANREVVGSDADLILPGQSLDLTAKQG; translated from the coding sequence ATGCGCTCCGGGAACGGCCGGCACCGTCGGCCCCGCCAAGCCCCCGCTCTTGTCGTCGCGGCAGGGGTGACAGGCTCGGCGATCGCCATCCCGCTGCTCGGCGCGACCGGCGCCAGTGCGGCCGACGTCACCACCTGGGACCGGGTCGCCGAGTGCGAGAGCGGCGGCATGTGGAGCGCCGACCTAGGCAACGGGTACTACGGCGGACTCCAGATCTCCCAGGAGACCTGGGCCGACTTCGGCGGTACGGCGTACGCCCCCACCGCCGACCAGGCCAGCCGGAGCCAGCAGATCGCCGTCGCGGAGAAGATCCTCGCCGCGCAGGGACCGGCCGCGTGGCCGACGTGCGCGCTGATCACCGGCCTCACGGCGGACACCGATACGGGCAGCGAGTCCTCCGGCGAGGCCGCCGAGAAGCCCGAGGCGCCCGCGGAGCCCGAGCCGGACGAGACGGCCGTCCTGCCCGCAGCTCCCGAGTCGACGCCCCCCTCGGGCCAGTTCGGCCGGGACTCCGCCTCCGGGGCCGAGAGGCCCGCTACGGGGGAGTCGAGCGCGGAGCCGAGCACCGAGGCCTCCACGGGCCAGGGCAAGCACCGCGGCGAGCCCGCTCCCGAGAGCGACGCGACGACCGGCTCGGGCGAGTCGGCCGAGGCGGACACGGACGGCACGGACGGGTTGACCGAAGCGGGCAAGCCAGGTAAGTCCGGCGAAGAGCGTGAAAGTGGCCGCCATGCCTCACGGGGTGACGATTCGGCGCGCGGCGACGTGGCCGAGGACGGCTCGTACACCGTCCGCACCGGCGACAACCTGTGGGCCATCGCCGACGAGCAGAAGGTGGAGGGCGGCTGGCCCGCCCTCTACGAGGCGAACCGCGAGGTCGTGGGCTCCGACGCCGATCTGATCCTGCCCGGCCAGAGCCTCGATCTGACCGCGAAGCAGGGGTAG
- a CDS encoding N-acetyltransferase — protein MALTVTTLAERPELVGPMWQMLDTWPEFMLHDPVGWANIGRIVAELPEFTLVGTDEEGTVVARAFSVPFQLRAEGREALPATGWDQALLWAFSDLRHGRKPDTVSAIEITIATDRQGRGLSGIVLAAMRENARTRGFAELVAPVRPSAKHREPHTAMEEYAHRVRDEDGLPYDPWLRVHVRAGGVVDSVAPASMTVTGSVGQWREWTGLPFDTDGPVVVPGALLPVHCEATRGYGVHVEPNVWVRHRI, from the coding sequence ATGGCTCTCACCGTCACCACCCTCGCCGAACGGCCCGAACTCGTCGGACCGATGTGGCAGATGCTCGACACCTGGCCGGAGTTCATGCTTCACGACCCCGTGGGCTGGGCGAACATCGGCCGGATCGTCGCCGAACTGCCCGAGTTCACGCTCGTCGGTACGGACGAGGAGGGGACCGTCGTGGCGCGCGCCTTCAGCGTTCCCTTCCAGCTCCGTGCCGAGGGACGCGAGGCCCTGCCGGCGACCGGCTGGGACCAGGCGCTGCTGTGGGCGTTCTCCGACCTGCGGCACGGCAGGAAGCCCGACACCGTCAGCGCCATCGAGATCACGATCGCCACCGACCGGCAGGGGCGGGGCCTGTCCGGCATCGTGCTCGCCGCGATGCGCGAGAACGCCCGGACCCGCGGCTTCGCCGAACTCGTCGCCCCGGTACGGCCCAGCGCCAAGCACCGGGAACCGCACACCGCGATGGAGGAGTACGCCCATCGCGTACGGGACGAGGACGGACTGCCGTACGACCCCTGGCTCCGCGTCCACGTGCGCGCGGGCGGTGTCGTCGACTCGGTCGCGCCCGCTTCCATGACGGTCACCGGATCGGTCGGCCAGTGGCGCGAGTGGACGGGGCTCCCGTTCGACACCGACGGGCCCGTCGTCGTACCGGGAGCGCTCTTGCCGGTGCACTGCGAGGCCACACGCGGATACGGTGTCCACGTCGAACCCAATGTGTGGGTGCGTCACCGGATCTGA
- the eno gene encoding phosphopyruvate hydratase yields MLVPSIDVVVAREILDSRGNPTVEVEVGLDDGSTGRAAVPSGASTGAFEALELRDGDPNRYQGKGVEKAVLAVIEQIGPELVGYDATEQRLIDQAMFDLDATPDKSSLGANAILGVSLAVAHAASEASDLPLFRYLGGPNAHLLPVPMMNILNGGSHADSNVDIQEFMIAPIGAESFSEALRWGAEVYHTLKKVLKEKGLSTGLGDEGGFAPNLESNRAALDLILVAIKEAGYAPGKDIALALDVAASEFYKDGSYEFEGKSRSAAEMTEYYEELVASYPLVSIEDPLFEDDWAGWKVLNDKLGTKVQIVGDDLFVTNPERLARGIEEGSANALLVKVNQIGSLTETLDAVELAQRSGFKCMMSHRSGETEDVTIADLAVATNCGQIKTGAPARSERVAKYNQLLRIEEILDDAAVYAGRSAFPRFKD; encoded by the coding sequence ATGCTCGTGCCGTCCATCGACGTCGTCGTAGCCCGGGAAATCCTTGACTCCCGAGGCAACCCAACGGTCGAGGTCGAGGTCGGCCTCGACGACGGCAGCACCGGCCGTGCTGCTGTCCCCTCCGGTGCCTCCACCGGCGCGTTCGAGGCCCTCGAACTCCGCGACGGTGACCCGAACCGCTACCAGGGCAAGGGTGTCGAGAAGGCCGTCCTCGCCGTCATCGAGCAGATCGGCCCGGAGCTCGTCGGCTACGACGCCACCGAGCAGCGGCTGATCGACCAGGCGATGTTCGACCTGGACGCGACGCCCGACAAGTCCTCGCTCGGCGCCAACGCCATCCTCGGTGTCTCGCTGGCCGTGGCGCACGCCGCCTCCGAGGCCTCCGACCTGCCGCTGTTCCGCTACCTCGGCGGTCCGAACGCGCACCTGCTGCCCGTGCCGATGATGAACATCCTCAACGGCGGGTCGCACGCCGACTCCAACGTGGACATCCAGGAGTTCATGATCGCGCCGATCGGCGCCGAGTCGTTCTCCGAGGCCCTGCGCTGGGGTGCCGAGGTCTACCACACGCTGAAGAAGGTCCTGAAGGAGAAGGGGCTCTCCACGGGCCTCGGCGACGAGGGCGGCTTCGCGCCGAACCTGGAGTCCAACCGCGCCGCGCTCGACCTGATCCTCGTGGCCATCAAGGAAGCCGGCTACGCCCCGGGCAAGGACATCGCGCTGGCGCTCGACGTCGCGGCCTCCGAGTTCTACAAGGACGGCTCCTACGAGTTCGAGGGCAAGTCCCGCTCGGCCGCCGAGATGACCGAGTACTACGAGGAGCTCGTCGCCTCGTACCCGCTGGTCTCCATCGAGGACCCGCTCTTCGAGGACGACTGGGCCGGCTGGAAGGTCCTCAACGACAAGCTGGGCACCAAGGTCCAGATCGTCGGCGACGACCTCTTCGTCACCAACCCCGAGCGCCTCGCCCGCGGCATCGAGGAGGGCTCGGCCAACGCCCTGCTCGTCAAGGTCAACCAGATCGGTTCGCTGACCGAGACCCTGGACGCCGTCGAGCTGGCGCAGCGCAGCGGCTTCAAGTGCATGATGTCGCACCGCTCCGGCGAGACCGAGGACGTGACGATCGCCGACCTGGCCGTCGCCACCAACTGCGGTCAGATCAAGACCGGCGCCCCGGCCCGCTCCGAGCGCGTCGCCAAGTACAACCAGCTCCTGCGCATCGAGGAGATCCTGGACGACGCGGCCGTGTACGCGGGCCGCAGCGCGTTCCCCCGCTTCAAGGACTGA
- a CDS encoding SurA N-terminal domain-containing protein, protein MHRRRRTALTLTAALLAAAPLLTACGNDAHPGAAAVVGGERIEVSALQAQVRDVRDAQEASPQAAELIKNTGQLGQVKLNSMIFDRILQKAADDAGVTVSRKEIQTTRQVAAQQSGGEDQLAAMLLQQGALTRDQIDTAIRREVLMSKLAESLGANTTTPEGQQQVLATLVKTSEELGIDVNPRYGAWDVKQVRLGETQTPWLTQVTKEEPPEQVPAGA, encoded by the coding sequence TTGCACCGCCGCCGTCGCACAGCGCTCACCCTCACCGCCGCGCTCCTCGCAGCGGCCCCGCTCCTCACCGCCTGCGGCAACGACGCCCATCCCGGCGCCGCGGCCGTCGTCGGCGGCGAGCGCATCGAGGTGTCCGCGCTGCAGGCCCAGGTACGGGACGTACGCGACGCGCAGGAGGCGTCCCCGCAGGCGGCCGAGCTCATTAAGAACACCGGCCAGCTCGGCCAGGTCAAGCTCAACAGCATGATCTTCGACCGGATCCTCCAGAAGGCGGCGGACGACGCCGGTGTGACGGTCTCCCGCAAGGAGATCCAGACCACCCGGCAGGTGGCGGCCCAGCAGTCCGGCGGCGAGGACCAGCTCGCGGCGATGCTGCTCCAGCAGGGCGCGCTCACCCGCGACCAGATCGACACCGCGATCCGCCGCGAGGTGCTGATGTCGAAGCTCGCGGAGTCGCTCGGCGCCAACACGACGACGCCGGAGGGCCAGCAGCAGGTGCTCGCCACGCTGGTCAAGACGTCCGAGGAGCTGGGCATCGACGTCAACCCGCGTTACGGCGCCTGGGACGTGAAGCAGGTCAGGCTCGGTGAGACGCAGACGCCGTGGCTCACCCAGGTCACCAAGGAGGAACCGCCGGAGCAGGTCCCGGCCGGGGCGTGA
- a CDS encoding transglycosylase family protein — protein sequence MLFSSNSGKGKHRRPSKTVRYATLAGITGAAVAAPLLGATSASAATTSEWDAVAQCESGGDWSINTGNGYYGGLQFSASTWAAYGGSAFASSADQASKSQQIQIAEKVLAGQGKGAWPSCGVGLSNASNDAGSAEPAPEQSAPEARPAPQKSEPRAEQEQPASRGEARGPVKKGDGEYKVKAGDTLSKIAETKKVEGGWKKLFKLNKDIIEKADEIFPGQQFHLS from the coding sequence ATGCTGTTTTCCAGCAACTCCGGCAAGGGCAAGCACCGCCGTCCCTCCAAGACCGTCCGCTACGCCACGCTCGCCGGCATCACCGGTGCCGCTGTCGCCGCCCCGCTGCTCGGCGCCACCTCCGCCTCCGCCGCCACCACCTCCGAGTGGGACGCCGTCGCCCAGTGCGAGTCCGGCGGCGACTGGTCGATCAACACCGGCAACGGCTACTACGGCGGCCTCCAGTTCTCGGCCTCCACCTGGGCCGCGTACGGCGGCAGCGCCTTCGCCTCCAGCGCCGACCAGGCGTCGAAGTCCCAGCAGATACAGATCGCCGAGAAGGTCCTGGCGGGCCAGGGCAAGGGTGCCTGGCCGAGCTGCGGCGTCGGCCTGTCCAACGCCTCGAACGACGCCGGCTCCGCCGAACCGGCCCCGGAGCAGTCCGCCCCGGAGGCCCGGCCGGCCCCGCAGAAGTCCGAGCCGCGCGCAGAGCAGGAGCAGCCCGCCTCGCGTGGTGAGGCGCGCGGTCCGGTCAAGAAGGGCGACGGCGAGTACAAGGTCAAGGCCGGCGACACCCTCTCCAAGATCGCCGAGACGAAGAAGGTCGAAGGCGGCTGGAAGAAGCTCTTCAAGCTGAACAAGGACATCATCGAGAAGGCGGACGAGATCTTTCCGGGTCAGCAGTTCCACCTGAGCTGA
- a CDS encoding nucleoside triphosphate pyrophosphohydrolase, whose amino-acid sequence MTEEPAVDPGRIVLLTVSHRVAPGVLSWPAWQTLHEADQVLCADPAHPQLPYLREAGVTVERSAPTAAELVDSCSGGRTVVVLPSGEGDQALTDGLSRLAGSGRVHMPDLELLPGSYDLPGARLLDLVQVMDRIRAECPWSSTRTHKGLAKYAIEEAYELVEAIESGDRDELREELGDVLLQVVFHARIAQEGGPGEDDEPFSIDDVAATIVEKLIHRHPHVFGDETAQTPADVKAHWLRTKAEEKQRDSVTDGVPLGQPALALAAKLTSRVAASPLDVPLPRGEDVGYELLALAARAEQAGVDPEAALRAAARTYRDAIRAAEAEAATDR is encoded by the coding sequence GTGACTGAAGAACCCGCCGTCGACCCCGGCCGCATCGTCCTGCTGACCGTCAGCCACCGGGTCGCGCCCGGTGTGCTGTCCTGGCCCGCGTGGCAGACGCTCCACGAGGCGGACCAGGTCCTGTGCGCGGACCCCGCGCACCCCCAGCTGCCGTATCTGCGCGAGGCCGGTGTCACCGTCGAACGGTCCGCGCCCACCGCCGCCGAGCTCGTCGACTCCTGCTCGGGCGGCCGTACGGTCGTGGTCCTGCCCTCCGGCGAGGGCGACCAGGCCCTCACCGACGGCCTCTCCCGCCTCGCGGGCTCCGGCAGGGTCCACATGCCCGATCTGGAACTGCTCCCCGGCTCGTACGACCTGCCGGGCGCCCGGCTCCTCGACCTCGTCCAGGTCATGGACCGGATCCGCGCCGAGTGCCCGTGGTCGTCCACCCGGACGCACAAGGGCCTCGCCAAGTACGCCATCGAGGAGGCGTACGAACTGGTCGAGGCGATCGAGAGCGGCGACCGCGACGAGCTGCGCGAGGAGTTGGGGGACGTACTGCTCCAGGTGGTCTTCCACGCCCGGATCGCGCAGGAGGGCGGCCCGGGGGAGGACGACGAACCGTTCTCCATCGACGACGTCGCCGCCACGATCGTCGAGAAGCTCATCCACCGCCATCCCCATGTCTTCGGCGACGAGACGGCCCAGACTCCCGCCGACGTCAAGGCGCACTGGCTGCGCACCAAGGCGGAGGAGAAACAGCGCGACTCCGTCACGGACGGCGTCCCGCTGGGCCAGCCGGCGCTCGCCCTGGCCGCCAAACTCACCTCCCGCGTCGCCGCCTCGCCCCTGGACGTCCCTCTCCCGCGGGGCGAGGACGTCGGCTACGAGCTCCTCGCCCTGGCCGCCCGCGCGGAACAGGCGGGCGTCGACCCGGAGGCCGCCCTGCGCGCGGCCGCCCGCACCTACCGTGACGCGATCCGCGCGGCGGAGGCCGAAGCCGCCACCGACCGGTGA
- a CDS encoding HNH endonuclease family protein, producing MDSVDPAAPGTSGGSAGADGSARDGRATSPLKNADGTAPGLAPLTGDADLAAAGKLIATLSVKGRGPKTGYDRDEFGYAWMDTADGVPLARNGCDTRNDLLKLHGRHVQFRSGSDCVVVAMDLYDPYTGKDIDWKKAKATEVQIDHVVPLSYSWQMGAARWPESKRKQLANDVLNLLPVEGRANSAKRDSGPASWLPPNKKIRCSYAVRFAQVAAKYEMPVTAADRKTMLTQCGG from the coding sequence ATCGACTCCGTCGACCCCGCGGCCCCCGGGACCTCCGGCGGATCCGCCGGAGCCGACGGCAGCGCCCGGGACGGGCGGGCGACCAGCCCGCTCAAGAACGCAGACGGCACCGCGCCCGGTCTCGCGCCCCTCACCGGGGACGCGGACCTGGCGGCGGCCGGCAAGCTGATCGCGACGCTGTCGGTCAAGGGGCGTGGCCCCAAGACCGGTTACGACCGGGACGAGTTCGGTTACGCGTGGATGGATACGGCGGACGGGGTACCGCTGGCGAGGAACGGTTGTGACACGCGGAACGACTTGCTGAAACTCCATGGGCGGCACGTGCAGTTCCGTTCAGGTTCCGACTGCGTGGTCGTTGCGATGGACCTGTACGACCCGTACACCGGCAAGGACATCGACTGGAAGAAGGCGAAGGCCACCGAGGTGCAGATAGACCACGTGGTCCCGCTGTCCTACAGCTGGCAGATGGGCGCCGCCCGATGGCCGGAGAGCAAGCGCAAGCAACTGGCGAACGACGTGCTCAATTTGCTTCCTGTCGAAGGGCGCGCCAACTCGGCGAAGCGGGACTCGGGGCCCGCGTCCTGGTTGCCGCCGAACAAGAAGATCCGGTGCTCGTACGCGGTGCGGTTCGCGCAGGTCGCGGCCAAGTACGAGATGCCGGTGACCGCTGCCGACAGGAAGACGATGCTGACACAGTGCGGGGGCTGA
- a CDS encoding septum formation initiator family protein, whose amino-acid sequence MAANRDRFSTATKIRILGEQTAARVYRSQTRRQARRSRLTGRAAFLVLVVCSLIVALAYPMRQYVSQRGEIAEQQRLTQEARQRVEELRDEKARLQDDAYIQRLAREHLHYVMPGETGYIMSDPRAAEERRTDQGAADRPWYSNLLDGVDSADRTDR is encoded by the coding sequence ATGGCCGCGAACCGGGACCGGTTCTCCACCGCGACCAAGATCAGGATTCTGGGCGAGCAGACCGCCGCCCGGGTCTACCGCTCGCAGACCCGCAGGCAGGCCCGCCGCTCCCGGCTCACCGGACGCGCCGCGTTCCTCGTGCTCGTCGTCTGCTCGCTGATCGTGGCGCTCGCCTACCCGATGCGGCAGTACGTGTCGCAGCGCGGCGAGATCGCCGAGCAGCAGCGGCTGACACAGGAGGCCCGGCAGCGGGTCGAGGAGCTGCGCGACGAGAAGGCCCGCCTCCAGGACGACGCGTACATCCAGCGCCTGGCGCGCGAGCATCTGCACTACGTGATGCCGGGGGAGACCGGCTACATCATGTCCGACCCCCGGGCGGCCGAGGAGCGCCGCACCGACCAGGGCGCGGCCGACCGGCCCTGGTACTCCAATCTCCTGGACGGCGTCGACAGCGCCGACCGGACGGACAGATAG